A single Candidatus Sulfotelmatobacter sp. DNA region contains:
- a CDS encoding type II toxin-antitoxin system VapC family toxin, translating into MRKFVVDASVAAKWMLPAKGELLRPEAYRLLDSYGAGEVGLLVPDIFWAECGNIAWKAVRQQRFSRAEAELAILLMTQRAIPTIPSAELLSKALTIAFNFGRSVYDSLYVALAVQAERQLITADESLANALAAHLPVKWLGAL; encoded by the coding sequence GTGAGGAAGTTTGTCGTCGACGCGAGCGTTGCCGCGAAGTGGATGCTGCCCGCCAAGGGCGAATTACTCCGGCCGGAGGCGTATCGATTGCTGGATTCCTACGGAGCCGGCGAAGTCGGGCTCTTGGTGCCCGACATTTTCTGGGCAGAGTGCGGGAACATTGCCTGGAAGGCGGTCCGGCAGCAACGCTTTTCTCGCGCCGAGGCCGAACTAGCGATACTCTTGATGACACAGCGCGCGATCCCAACCATCCCGTCGGCAGAGCTCTTGTCTAAAGCCCTAACCATCGCTTTCAACTTCGGCCGGTCAGTTTACGATTCTTTGTACGTAGCTTTGGCGGTGCAAGCTGAAAGGCAACTGATCACCGCCGACGAAAGCCTGGCGAATGCACTCGCTGCCCACTTGCCGGTGAAATGGCTGGGCGCGCTCTAA
- a CDS encoding DUF177 domain-containing protein, whose product MFLDIKELEAHPLDFEEEFQPDVLDLGGEARQITPLKAVGHAEVVEEHHGKHEVITDIRLRGRLTAGLELQCARCVEPVRQEIARDFELLYRPLGADAGRDELSVTDAEAEIGYYQGDGILLEDVLREQVLLALPLKVTCREDCRGLCPHCGTNLNEEQCSCAVAVEDPRWTALREIREKLQH is encoded by the coding sequence ATGTTCCTCGACATCAAAGAATTGGAAGCTCATCCGCTTGATTTTGAGGAGGAGTTTCAGCCCGATGTCCTCGACCTGGGAGGCGAAGCCCGGCAGATCACGCCACTGAAGGCCGTAGGGCACGCCGAGGTGGTCGAAGAGCATCACGGTAAGCATGAGGTAATAACGGACATACGCCTGAGGGGGCGCCTGACCGCGGGGCTCGAACTGCAATGCGCCCGCTGCGTGGAACCGGTACGGCAAGAGATTGCCCGCGACTTCGAGTTGCTCTATCGACCGCTCGGGGCCGACGCAGGACGCGACGAGCTTTCGGTTACCGACGCCGAGGCCGAGATCGGCTATTATCAAGGCGACGGCATTCTGCTGGAAGATGTTTTGCGCGAACAGGTGCTGCTGGCGTTGCCGTTGAAAGTTACGTGCCGCGAGGATTGCCGCGGCCTGTGTCCACACTGCGGGACCAATTTGAACGAGGAACAATGTTCCTGCGCGGTCGCGGTCGAAGATCCGCGATGGACGGCGTTACGAGAAATTCGCGAGAAGTTGCAGCACTGA
- the plsX gene encoding phosphate acyltransferase PlsX codes for MPSVIALDAMGSDRAPKPEIEGAILASRHYGVRVLLVGPEAVVKAELDRHPSAARLAIEIVHASEFITMEDKVEAIRAKRDSSMRVGLRMVREGQAAGFVTAGNTGAAMATAKVVLGAVPGVDRPALAAVFPTAPGNPAMLLDVGANVDCTPQNLEQFAVMGDIYFRAMFGNTRVGSTVFRKKSATHGPRVGLLSIGEEESKGNELTRESFQLLKQLPLNFVGNVEGRDLYNGQVDVIVADGFVGNVALKISEGVANLVRTALKESLKATITRQVGALLSRSAFTDFKKRLDHTEYGGAPLLGVKGACIITHGSSNANAIKNAVRVAAEFSERGINGSIERGLAAVHPAPVEAAMPQPG; via the coding sequence ATGCCTAGCGTGATCGCGCTGGATGCAATGGGTTCGGACCGCGCTCCCAAGCCGGAGATTGAGGGCGCCATTCTGGCGTCGCGTCATTACGGCGTCAGGGTGCTGCTGGTCGGCCCGGAAGCTGTCGTCAAGGCGGAATTGGATCGCCATCCTTCGGCGGCTCGCCTGGCCATTGAAATCGTCCACGCCAGCGAATTCATTACCATGGAAGACAAAGTGGAGGCGATTCGCGCCAAGCGCGACTCCTCCATGCGCGTCGGCCTGCGTATGGTGCGCGAGGGTCAGGCCGCAGGTTTCGTTACCGCGGGAAACACTGGAGCGGCCATGGCCACGGCGAAAGTCGTGCTGGGCGCGGTTCCGGGCGTCGATCGGCCGGCGCTGGCCGCGGTATTCCCCACTGCCCCGGGAAATCCCGCCATGCTGCTCGACGTGGGCGCGAACGTTGACTGCACACCGCAGAATCTCGAACAGTTCGCCGTGATGGGCGATATTTATTTTCGCGCCATGTTTGGGAATACGAGAGTTGGCAGTACCGTGTTCAGAAAGAAGTCCGCTACTCACGGTCCACGCGTCGGATTGCTTTCCATTGGCGAAGAGGAAAGCAAAGGCAACGAACTCACGCGCGAATCGTTTCAGTTGCTCAAGCAGCTTCCGCTGAATTTTGTGGGCAATGTGGAAGGGCGCGATCTTTACAACGGCCAAGTCGACGTCATCGTGGCCGATGGATTTGTAGGCAATGTTGCATTGAAAATTTCCGAGGGCGTGGCCAACCTCGTGCGCACGGCGCTTAAAGAATCGCTGAAGGCGACGATCACGCGACAAGTGGGTGCGCTGCTCTCGCGCAGCGCCTTCACCGATTTTAAGAAGCGCCTCGATCACACCGAATATGGCGGCGCGCCACTGCTGGGCGTGAAGGGCGCGTGCATCATCACGCACGGCTCGTCGAATGCCAACGCCATCAAGAATGCCGTGCGCGTGGCGGCAGAATTTTCCGAACGCGGCATTAACGGATCGATCGAACGCGGACTAGCAGCGGTGCATCCGGCGCCGGTAGAAGCAGCAATGCCGCAGCCGGGCTAA
- the rpmF gene encoding 50S ribosomal protein L32, translated as MPNPKRRHSQKRTSTRRAHDALKAHSLSECPNCHEKKMPHRACAKCGYYKGREVLDVKEAS; from the coding sequence ATGCCTAATCCGAAACGACGACACTCCCAGAAACGCACTTCCACACGGCGCGCGCACGACGCTCTCAAAGCCCACAGCCTGTCCGAGTGCCCGAACTGTCATGAGAAAAAAATGCCGCACCGCGCCTGTGCTAAGTGCGGGTACTATAAAGGTCGTGAAGTTCTCGACGTCAAAGAAGCCAGCTAG